The sequence TGAGACAGATATTTATTTCCAATAATCAAAGTAATCCGCAAGATAAGGCAATGACTGCATACAACCAGTTGAATGAAGGAAAGCCCTTTGAGTTGATTGCCAAAGAATTTTCTGATGATCCTTCCAGCCCTGAAGGTGGTGATATAGGATTTGTTAAAAGCGAAGACCTTATACCTGAATTGAGGGTAGCCGTAAGGACTCTCACGCCTGGGTCATATACCAATGTTGTAAGAACTCCCTACGGGTTTCTTATCCTGAAGCTTATCGAAACAAAAAAGGGCGACACCATCGCCTTTGAGGCAGTAAAAGATAAAATTCATGAAAGGATGATCCAGGAAGAAAGTGACAAAAGATACAAAGATTATATCAATAAACTACGAAAATCTTCTTATATTGAGGTTAAAATCTGAAAAGAATCGCAATAACCATGGGCGACCCCGCAGGAATAGGCGGGGAAGTTGCTTTGAAATCTCTCCTTAGTATCTGCAAAAACAGTATTCCTGTCCTGATAGGCGATAAAAAACATATTGACTATCTGTCAGAGCATTTTTTTGGCAACAGAGTTTTAAAATTTAAAAAGTTTAAGCAAGGTGTGTCCGGAGATATTGAACTTATTGACCTTGGCCTGATAGACAATGTCCGGTTCGGCATTATTGATGCGACATATGGCCATGCATCTTATCAATATATCATAGAGGCATTAAAGCACATTTTTTCGGGGGATGTATCGGCAATTGTTACGTGTCCGATTAATAAAATGTCTATCCGTTCCGCAGGTATTCCTTTTATAGGGCATACGGAACTCCTTGCTCATTTTGCAGGAGTTAAGGATTATGTTATGATGATGGCCAACAGGAAAATGCGTGTATCCCTTGCGACAATTCATATTCCTCTCAGGGATGTCCCCGGTTCTCTCAGCGTTGACAAAATATTTAAGTGTATATCCATTACTTCCCGTTCCCTGAAGGCGTATTTCAACATAAAAAAACCACGCATTAAAGTATGCGGCCTCAACCCCCATGCTGGCGAGCACGGCATTATGGGTGACGAAGAGATTGTGATCCATGAAGCAATTTCTATGGCAAGGGCTTTAAGCATAGATGTAGATGGCCCGTTTCCTGCGGATACATTATTTCATAAAGTAAATTGTGATGCCTATATTGCCATGTACCACGACCAGGGGCTTATCCCGGTAAAAACAACCGGTTTCGAAAAGACAGTGAATATTACGCTGGGATTGCCCTTTATTCGCACCTCGCCCGGACATGGGACAGGCTATGATATTGCCGGCAAAAGCGTTGCGGACCCATCAGGCTTAATCGAGGCATACAGGTTAGCCGAAGATATGATTAACTGATATTTACCGCACTCAACGATATAAATTTATTTGTGTTTTAATTAATACAATATTGCTTGACAGAAAAAAGGTATTTTGTTAATAGATTACCGGCATTATGGAAAAAGATAATGATGTTTAAAATGGTTTTGGCGGTGGCGGTAAAAGAAGATATTGCTGTGAAGCCGTAAACCAGGGCTATGTAAGGTTTTACACCATCCATAGCCCTTTATTGTTTATGTTGCTTTGCAAAGAGGTAATAATAATGCAGCTGGTTTATTGTATTATTTGCTGTAATTCCAGAAACTTCTTGACAAAAATCTGTCGATACAGTAGAAGTGCATTAAGGGGTAATATTTTTTTAGATACTATAGATAATGTATACAAAGTTGCTCTGGTCTGCCCACTCTTTAAGAGGGGTAATAAGACTGTTCAATCTTTATAGACAAGGGGGTATTTCATGAAAGTAAAATATTTTTTATTAATTTGTGCCGCATTTGTTCTCCTATCCGGTTTTTATGTTGCAACACCTAAGGAAGCATACAGCCAGGCTGTAATAACGCTTAAATATGCGAACTTCCCGCCTGCTCCGACTTTCCCTTGTGTCCAGATGGAAAGATGGGCGAAAGAAGTGGAAAAAAGGACTAACGGAAAGGTCAAGATACAAACCTTCCCCGGTGGAACATTGCTGCCTGCTAAAAACATATTTGACGGGGTTATTTCAGGAATGGCAGACATCGGGAACTTCGCGATGAGTTATCAGCCAGGCCGTTTCCCCATATCAGAGGCTATTGACCTGCCGGTTGGATTTTCCAGTGCAAAAGCAGCAAGCCTTGCTCTTCTTGATCTTATCGAAAAATATAATGCCAAAGAATTTGAAAAAGTAAAAATCCTTACAATGTTTACGTGTCCACCTGCAAATATCATGACAAAACTACCTGTCAAATCATTAAAAGATTTGAAAGGATTGGAATTGAGAGTAGGAGGAACTCAGGCAGATATAATAAAAAATCTGGGCGGCATACCGGTTGCTATGCCGCAATCTGATACACCGGAAGCAATTCAAAAGGGTGTAGTTAAGGGGCATGTATCTTCAATGGAAGTCCTTAAAGATTTTAATTATGCTGCTTATACTCCCAATGCAACAATAGCAAATCTGTGGGTTGTTACATTTGCCGTTGTTATGAACAAAGATAAATGGAACTCACTTCCTGCGGACGTGAAGAAGCTTTTTGATGATATGAAACGTGAGCAGGCAGAATGGACAGGCAAATATGTGGACGACCATGTACAGGAATCGCTTGCCTGGTCAAAAGAGAAATATAATCTTCAGATCTTTGAACTTCCGGCTGCTGATAAAGCACAGATTCCAAAGCTCCTGAATCCCATCATAGATGCATATGTAAAGAAGGTAAATGCCCTGGGTCTGCCCGGTGAGCAAATAATCAAAGATGTTCTGGCATTAAAGGCAAAATACGAAAAACAATATAAGTAACAGAAAACACAAAAAGGCGTCTGAACTTCGGGCGCCTTTTTGTGTCCCATGAACAATTGTATACAACTATATCAATCAGCGGAGGAAAACAATGAAATATCTTGAAAAGATAGAACGCTACCTTAACAAGATCATGCTGATTTTAGGTGGTATAGCGGTAATTTTACTCATGTCTATCGCCACGATTAATGTGACTTTGAGAATGTTCCATATCCCCTTCAGGGGTGCATATGAACTCGTGTCGTTTTTGGGAGCAATTGTAATAGCCTTTGCCCTTGGTTACACCCAGAAGAGAAAGGACAATATCCTTGTGGATATATTGACAGAGCGGTTCCCGAAAAAAGTAAACAGGATACTTGACGGCGTGAACTATTTTATTACTATGATATTCTTTGCTGTCGTTTCCTGGCAAATATTGGTATGGGGCATGAAGATATGGGAATCTCATGAGGTCTCAGAAACTCTGAAAATTATTTACCATCCTTTTATTTTTTCTGTATCGTTGGGGTTTGCGGTTTTATCCCTTACCCTTATTGTTGATTTTCTCAAGACCCTACTAAATCCAAAGGAGCGCTGAGCATGGAAGGTCCTATTGTCGGAGTATATGGCATTGTTATCATGTTTGCTGTTCTGTTTCTACTCAAGATACCCGCGGCCTTTACCATGGCGCTGATAGGTTTTCTTGGGGTGGCGTATGTGACATCCATGGAGGCTGCCCTTGGAATGATAGGCATAGACCTGTGGAATATTTTCTCGAGTTATGGGCTTACAGTTATCCCGATGTTTATCCTGGTCGGTGAATTTGCCCATTATGGCGGGTACAATACGAGCCTGTACAGTGCCACGCACAAGTGGTTCGGTCATTACAAGGGCGGTCTTGCAATAACAACAATCATGGCGTGCGCCATCTTTTCGGCCATAAGCGGTTCGAATACAGCAACAGCCGCAACTATGAGCACTGTCGCAATACCGGAGATGAAAAAGTATAACTACCACCCTCAACTAAGTGCCGGCTCTGTTGCTGCCGGCGCAACTTTGGGTGTTCTTATACCTCCAAGTATAGTGCTTGTTGTGTATGGAATTTACACGGGTCAGTCTATAGGCAAGCTCTTTTTTGGAAATGTGATACCAAGTGCTATACTTACTGTTTTAATAGCGGCAACGGTTATTTATATTTGCTGGCGACATCCTGATTGGGGCCCAAAAGGACCTAAGAGCACATGGCTTCAAAGAATAAAAGCTATTCCTGATCTGCTCGACATTTTTATTCTTTTTGCCCTCATCATGTATGCCCTCTTTACGGGCGTTGTTACTGCCACAGAAGCAGCAGCTGCAAGCTGTGCAGTTGCCCTGGTTTTGTGCCTTATAAGGAGAAAGCTCTCCTGGAAAGGCTTTCTTGCATCTATAGTAGATACGTTGCGTATCTCGTGTCTCGTATTTATGATAGTTGCCGGCGCTGTGGTGTTCAGTCGTTTCCTTGCTGTCACAAGACTGCCCTTTGAGGCAGCAAACCTGATTAGCTCTTTGGCGTTACCAAACTGGGTTCTCTTCTGGATAATTATGCTGTGCTATATCATAGGTGGATGCGTAATGGATGCACTTGCTTTTCTACTCGTATCCCTTCCCATATTCTATCCGATTGTTATGGCAATGGGTTATGACCCAATATGGTTTGGACAGGTCATCTGTATTGTAACGACAATGGGCTCGATCATGCCGCCTATCGGCATCTGTTGTTATGTTGTGGCAGGCATGGCAAAGGACATCCCTCTTGGAACAGTTTTTAGAGGAAGTTTGTACTATTTACCTTCATATATCATTTCAATAATAATCCTGATGCTTTTCC is a genomic window of Pseudomonadota bacterium containing:
- the pdxA gene encoding 4-hydroxythreonine-4-phosphate dehydrogenase PdxA, giving the protein MTMGDPAGIGGEVALKSLLSICKNSIPVLIGDKKHIDYLSEHFFGNRVLKFKKFKQGVSGDIELIDLGLIDNVRFGIIDATYGHASYQYIIEALKHIFSGDVSAIVTCPINKMSIRSAGIPFIGHTELLAHFAGVKDYVMMMANRKMRVSLATIHIPLRDVPGSLSVDKIFKCISITSRSLKAYFNIKKPRIKVCGLNPHAGEHGIMGDEEIVIHEAISMARALSIDVDGPFPADTLFHKVNCDAYIAMYHDQGLIPVKTTGFEKTVNITLGLPFIRTSPGHGTGYDIAGKSVADPSGLIEAYRLAEDMIN
- a CDS encoding TRAP transporter substrate-binding protein → MKVKYFLLICAAFVLLSGFYVATPKEAYSQAVITLKYANFPPAPTFPCVQMERWAKEVEKRTNGKVKIQTFPGGTLLPAKNIFDGVISGMADIGNFAMSYQPGRFPISEAIDLPVGFSSAKAASLALLDLIEKYNAKEFEKVKILTMFTCPPANIMTKLPVKSLKDLKGLELRVGGTQADIIKNLGGIPVAMPQSDTPEAIQKGVVKGHVSSMEVLKDFNYAAYTPNATIANLWVVTFAVVMNKDKWNSLPADVKKLFDDMKREQAEWTGKYVDDHVQESLAWSKEKYNLQIFELPAADKAQIPKLLNPIIDAYVKKVNALGLPGEQIIKDVLALKAKYEKQYK
- a CDS encoding TRAP transporter small permease → MKYLEKIERYLNKIMLILGGIAVILLMSIATINVTLRMFHIPFRGAYELVSFLGAIVIAFALGYTQKRKDNILVDILTERFPKKVNRILDGVNYFITMIFFAVVSWQILVWGMKIWESHEVSETLKIIYHPFIFSVSLGFAVLSLTLIVDFLKTLLNPKER
- a CDS encoding TRAP transporter large permease, producing the protein MEGPIVGVYGIVIMFAVLFLLKIPAAFTMALIGFLGVAYVTSMEAALGMIGIDLWNIFSSYGLTVIPMFILVGEFAHYGGYNTSLYSATHKWFGHYKGGLAITTIMACAIFSAISGSNTATAATMSTVAIPEMKKYNYHPQLSAGSVAAGATLGVLIPPSIVLVVYGIYTGQSIGKLFFGNVIPSAILTVLIAATVIYICWRHPDWGPKGPKSTWLQRIKAIPDLLDIFILFALIMYALFTGVVTATEAAAASCAVALVLCLIRRKLSWKGFLASIVDTLRISCLVFMIVAGAVVFSRFLAVTRLPFEAANLISSLALPNWVLFWIIMLCYIIGGCVMDALAFLLVSLPIFYPIVMAMGYDPIWFGQVICIVTTMGSIMPPIGICCYVVAGMAKDIPLGTVFRGSLYYLPSYIISIIILMLFPYATVLILSNLVK